A part of Eschrichtius robustus isolate mEscRob2 chromosome 20, mEscRob2.pri, whole genome shotgun sequence genomic DNA contains:
- the PHF12 gene encoding PHD finger protein 12 isoform X3 — protein MLPPGEWMCHRCTVRRKKREQKKELGHVNGLVDKSGKRTTSPSSDTDLLDRSASKTELKAIAHARILERRASRPGTPTSNASTETPTSEQNDVDEDIIDVDEEPVAAEPDYVQPQLRRPFELLIAAAMERNPTQFQLPNELTCTTALPGSSKRRRKEETTGKNVKKTQHELDHNGLVPLPVKVCFTCNRSCRVAPLIQCDYCPLLFHMDCLEPPLTAMPLGRWMCPNHIEHVVLNQKNMTLSNRCQVFDRFQDTISQHVVKVDFLNRIHKKHPPNRRVLPSVKRRSLKVPDAIKSQYQFPPPLIAPAAIRDGELICNGIPEESQTHLLNSEHLATQAEQQEWLCSVVALQCSILKHLSAKQMPSHWDSEQTEKADIKPVIVTDSSITNSLQTADKAPTPSHYPLSCPSGLSTQNSLSCSPPHQPPTLEDISCSSCAEKSKKAPCGTANGPVNTEVKANGPHLYSSPTDSTDPRRLPGANTPLPGLSHRQGWPRPLTPPAAGGLQNHTVGIIVKTENATGPSSCPQRSLVPVPSLPPSVPSSCASIENTSTLQRKTVQSQIGPPLTDSRPLGSPPNATRVLTPPQAAGDGILATGANQRFCSPAPSSDGKVSPGTLSIGSALTVPSFPANSTAMVDLTNSLRTFMDVNGEIEINMLDEKLVKFLALQRIHQLFPSRVQASPSSVGAHPLASGGHHTEVPRREVQARAVFYPLLGLGGAVNMCYRTLYIGTGADMDVCLTNYGHCNYVSGKHACIFYDENTKHYELLNYSEHGTTVDNVLYSCDFSEKTPPTPASSIVAKVQSVIRRRRHQKQDEEPSEEAAMMSSQAQGPQRRPCNCKASSSSLIGGSGAGWEGTALLHHGSYIKLGCLQFVFSITEFATKQPKGDAGLLQDGVLAEKLSLKPHQGPVLRSNSVP, from the exons ATGTTGCCTCCTGGGGAGTGGATGTGTCACCGGTGCACTGTTCGCCGAaag AAACGAGAGCAGAAAAAGGAGCTGGGCCACGTCAATGGACTGGTGGACAAATCTGGCAAACGGACTACATCCCCCAGCAGCGATACTGACTTGTTGGACAGATCAGCTAGCAAAACTGAACTCAAGGCCATTGCCCATGCCCGAATCCTGGAAAGGAGAGCCAGCCGGCCTGGCACGCCCACATCCAATGCCAGCACAGAGACCCCCACCTCTGAGCAGAATGATGTCGACGAGGACATCATCGACGTGGACGAGGAGCCAGTGGCAGCAGAGCCGGACTATGTGCAGCCCCAGCTAAGGCGCCCCTTTGAGCTGCTGATTGCTGCCGCCATGGAGCGGAACCCCACCCAATTTCAGTTGCCCAATGAACTGACTTgtaccactgcactaccag GTTCTAgcaagaggagaagaaaggaggaaaccACAGGGAAAAACGTGAAGAAGACACAGCATGAGTTAGATCACAATGGTCTTGTTCCCTTACCAGTCAAAGTCTGTTTCACGTGTAACAG GAGTTGTCGCGTGGCCCCTCTTATCCAGTGTGACTATTGCCCCCTCCTGTTCCACATGGACTGCCTCGAGCCACCGCTCACTGCCATGCCCCTGGGCAGATGGATGTGTCCGAATCACATCGAACATGTGGTG CTGAACCAGAAGAACATGACGCTGAGCAATCGGTGCCAGGTGTTTGACCGTTTCCAGGACACCATTTCGCAGCACGTTGTCAAAGTGGACTTCCTGAACCGAATCCACAAGAAGCACCCTCCTAACCGCCGCGTGCTCCCGTCGGTCAAAAGAAGAAGCTTGAAG GTTCCCGATGCTATCAAATCTCAGTACCAGTTTCCACCCCCTCTCATTGCACCCGCGGCCATTCGGGACGGGGAGCTGATCTGCAATGGGATCCCTGAGGAATCACAGACGCACCTTTTGAACTCTGAGCACTTAGCCACCCAGGCAGAGCAGCAAGAG TGGCTCTGTAGTGTTGTTGCGCTCCAGTGCAGCATATTGAAACATTTATCTGCTAAGCAGATGCCTTCGCATTGGGACTCTGAGCAGACAGAGAAGGCTGATATTAAGCCTGTTATTGTGACTGACAGCTCAATCACCAACTCCCTGCAAACAGCTGACAAGGCACCTACACCTTCCCACTACCCCTTGTCCTGCCCCTCAGGGCTTAGCACCCAGAATTCCCTGAGCTGCTCTCCACCCCACCAGCCCCCAACCCTAGAGGACATCAGCTGCAGTTCTTGTGCGGAAAAATCCAAGAAAGCCCCCTGTGGGACTGCCAACGGGCCAGTGAACACAGAGGTGAAAGCCAATGGCCCACACCTCTACAGCAGCCCCACTGATTCCACGGACCCCCGGCGACTTCCAGGCGCCAACACCCCCCTACCAGGCCTCTCACACCGGCAAGGCTGGCCTCGGCCCCTCACGCCACCAGCGGCTGGGGGGCTTCAGAACCACACCGTCGgcatcattgtgaagacagagaatGCCACTGGCCCCAGCTCTTGCCCCCAGAGGAGTTTGGTTCCTGTCCCAAGCCTACCCCCTTCCGTTCCCAGCTCTTGTGCCAGCATCGAGAACACCAGCACTTTGCAAAGAAAGACTGTCCAATCACAGATAGGACCTCCGTTGACAGATTCAAGGCCACTGGGCTCACCCCCAAATGCCACCCGGGTGCTCACTCCCCCCCAAGCAGCAGGAGATGGTATCTTGGCCACAGGAGCCAACCAACGATTCTGCTCACCAGCGCCATCGTcag ATGGCAAGGTCAGCCCCGGCACGTTATCCATAGGAAGCGCTTTAACCGTACCCTCTTTCCCAGCCAACTCTACTGCCATGGTGGACCTCACCAACTCACTTCGAACATTTATGGATGTCAACGGAG AAATCGAGATAAATATGCTGGATGAGAAGCTGGTCAAGTTTCTGGCCTTGCAGAGAATACATCAGCTTTTCCCCTCCCGGGTCCAAGCTTCACCGAGCAGTGTCGGGGCACATCCGCTGGCTTCTGGAGGGCACCACACAGAAG TGCCGAGAAGGGAAGTACAGGCCCGAGCTGTGTTCTACCCTCTCTTAGGGTTGGGAGGAGCTGTGAACATGTGCTATCGAACCCTCTACATCGGGACAG GAGCTGACATGGACGTGTGCCTTACAAACTATGGTCACTGTAACTACGTGTCCGGGAAACACGCCTGCATCTTCTACGATGAG aatACCAAACATTATGAGCTGTTAAACTACAGTGAGCACGGGACAACGGTGGACAATGTGCTGTATTCATGTGACTTCTCTGAGAAGACCCCGCCAACCCCCGCAAGCAGTATTGTTGCCAAAGTGCAGAGTGTCATCA GGCGCCGCCGGCACCAGAAACAGGATGAAGAACCAAGTGAGGAGGCAGCCATGATGAGCTCCCAGGCCCAGGGGCCGCAGCGGAGACCCTGCAACTGCAAAGCCAGCAGCTCGAGCTTGATTGGGGGCAGTGGGGCCGGCTGGGAGGGCACGGCCTTACTGCACCACGGCAGCTACATCAAGCTGGGGTGCCTGCAGTTTGTCTTCAGCATCACTGAGTTTGCGACCAAACAGCCCAAAGGCGATGCCGGCCTGCTACAGGATGGGGTCTTGGCCGAGAAGCTCTCTCTCAAGCCCCACCAGGGCCCTGTGCTGCGCTCCAACTCCGTTCCCTAG
- the PHF12 gene encoding PHD finger protein 12 isoform X2, whose protein sequence is MDYFWVEGVAKNFNPPLSEEMLPPGEWMCHRCTVRRKKREQKKELGHVNGLVDKSGKRTTSPSSDTDLLDRSASKTELKAIAHARILERRASRPGTPTSNASTETPTSEQNDVDEDIIDVDEEPVAAEPDYVQPQLRRPFELLIAAAMERNPTQFQLPNELTCTTALPGSSKRRRKEETTGKNVKKTQHELDHNGLVPLPVKVCFTCNRSCRVAPLIQCDYCPLLFHMDCLEPPLTAMPLGRWMCPNHIEHVVLNQKNMTLSNRCQVFDRFQDTISQHVVKVDFLNRIHKKHPPNRRVLPSVKRRSLKVPDAIKSQYQFPPPLIAPAAIRDGELICNGIPEESQTHLLNSEHLATQAEQQEWLCSVVALQCSILKHLSAKQMPSHWDSEQTEKADIKPVIVTDSSITNSLQTADKAPTPSHYPLSCPSGLSTQNSLSCSPPHQPPTLEDISCSSCAEKSKKAPCGTANGPVNTEVKANGPHLYSSPTDSTDPRRLPGANTPLPGLSHRQGWPRPLTPPAAGGLQNHTVGIIVKTENATGPSSCPQRSLVPVPSLPPSVPSSCASIENTSTLQRKTVQSQIGPPLTDSRPLGSPPNATRVLTPPQAAGDGILATGANQRFCSPAPSSDGKVSPGTLSIGSALTVPSFPANSTAMVDLTNSLRTFMDVNGEIEINMLDEKLVKFLALQRIHQLFPSRVQASPSSVGAHPLASGGHHTEVPRREVQARAVFYPLLGLGGAVNMCYRTLYIGTGADMDVCLTNYGHCNYVSGKHACIFYDENTKHYELLNYSEHGTTVDNVLYSCDFSEKTPPTPASSIVAKVQSVIRRRRHQKQDEEPSEEAAMMSSQAQGPQRRPCNCKASSSSLIGGSGAGWEGTALLHHGSYIKLGCLQFVFSITEFATKQPKGDAGLLQDGVLAEKLSLKPHQGPVLRSNSVP, encoded by the exons ATGGACTACTTCTGGGTGGAAGGAGTAGCAAAAAATTT TAACCCTCCACTGAGTGAAGAGATGTTGCCTCCTGGGGAGTGGATGTGTCACCGGTGCACTGTTCGCCGAaag AAACGAGAGCAGAAAAAGGAGCTGGGCCACGTCAATGGACTGGTGGACAAATCTGGCAAACGGACTACATCCCCCAGCAGCGATACTGACTTGTTGGACAGATCAGCTAGCAAAACTGAACTCAAGGCCATTGCCCATGCCCGAATCCTGGAAAGGAGAGCCAGCCGGCCTGGCACGCCCACATCCAATGCCAGCACAGAGACCCCCACCTCTGAGCAGAATGATGTCGACGAGGACATCATCGACGTGGACGAGGAGCCAGTGGCAGCAGAGCCGGACTATGTGCAGCCCCAGCTAAGGCGCCCCTTTGAGCTGCTGATTGCTGCCGCCATGGAGCGGAACCCCACCCAATTTCAGTTGCCCAATGAACTGACTTgtaccactgcactaccag GTTCTAgcaagaggagaagaaaggaggaaaccACAGGGAAAAACGTGAAGAAGACACAGCATGAGTTAGATCACAATGGTCTTGTTCCCTTACCAGTCAAAGTCTGTTTCACGTGTAACAG GAGTTGTCGCGTGGCCCCTCTTATCCAGTGTGACTATTGCCCCCTCCTGTTCCACATGGACTGCCTCGAGCCACCGCTCACTGCCATGCCCCTGGGCAGATGGATGTGTCCGAATCACATCGAACATGTGGTG CTGAACCAGAAGAACATGACGCTGAGCAATCGGTGCCAGGTGTTTGACCGTTTCCAGGACACCATTTCGCAGCACGTTGTCAAAGTGGACTTCCTGAACCGAATCCACAAGAAGCACCCTCCTAACCGCCGCGTGCTCCCGTCGGTCAAAAGAAGAAGCTTGAAG GTTCCCGATGCTATCAAATCTCAGTACCAGTTTCCACCCCCTCTCATTGCACCCGCGGCCATTCGGGACGGGGAGCTGATCTGCAATGGGATCCCTGAGGAATCACAGACGCACCTTTTGAACTCTGAGCACTTAGCCACCCAGGCAGAGCAGCAAGAG TGGCTCTGTAGTGTTGTTGCGCTCCAGTGCAGCATATTGAAACATTTATCTGCTAAGCAGATGCCTTCGCATTGGGACTCTGAGCAGACAGAGAAGGCTGATATTAAGCCTGTTATTGTGACTGACAGCTCAATCACCAACTCCCTGCAAACAGCTGACAAGGCACCTACACCTTCCCACTACCCCTTGTCCTGCCCCTCAGGGCTTAGCACCCAGAATTCCCTGAGCTGCTCTCCACCCCACCAGCCCCCAACCCTAGAGGACATCAGCTGCAGTTCTTGTGCGGAAAAATCCAAGAAAGCCCCCTGTGGGACTGCCAACGGGCCAGTGAACACAGAGGTGAAAGCCAATGGCCCACACCTCTACAGCAGCCCCACTGATTCCACGGACCCCCGGCGACTTCCAGGCGCCAACACCCCCCTACCAGGCCTCTCACACCGGCAAGGCTGGCCTCGGCCCCTCACGCCACCAGCGGCTGGGGGGCTTCAGAACCACACCGTCGgcatcattgtgaagacagagaatGCCACTGGCCCCAGCTCTTGCCCCCAGAGGAGTTTGGTTCCTGTCCCAAGCCTACCCCCTTCCGTTCCCAGCTCTTGTGCCAGCATCGAGAACACCAGCACTTTGCAAAGAAAGACTGTCCAATCACAGATAGGACCTCCGTTGACAGATTCAAGGCCACTGGGCTCACCCCCAAATGCCACCCGGGTGCTCACTCCCCCCCAAGCAGCAGGAGATGGTATCTTGGCCACAGGAGCCAACCAACGATTCTGCTCACCAGCGCCATCGTcag ATGGCAAGGTCAGCCCCGGCACGTTATCCATAGGAAGCGCTTTAACCGTACCCTCTTTCCCAGCCAACTCTACTGCCATGGTGGACCTCACCAACTCACTTCGAACATTTATGGATGTCAACGGAG AAATCGAGATAAATATGCTGGATGAGAAGCTGGTCAAGTTTCTGGCCTTGCAGAGAATACATCAGCTTTTCCCCTCCCGGGTCCAAGCTTCACCGAGCAGTGTCGGGGCACATCCGCTGGCTTCTGGAGGGCACCACACAGAAG TGCCGAGAAGGGAAGTACAGGCCCGAGCTGTGTTCTACCCTCTCTTAGGGTTGGGAGGAGCTGTGAACATGTGCTATCGAACCCTCTACATCGGGACAG GAGCTGACATGGACGTGTGCCTTACAAACTATGGTCACTGTAACTACGTGTCCGGGAAACACGCCTGCATCTTCTACGATGAG aatACCAAACATTATGAGCTGTTAAACTACAGTGAGCACGGGACAACGGTGGACAATGTGCTGTATTCATGTGACTTCTCTGAGAAGACCCCGCCAACCCCCGCAAGCAGTATTGTTGCCAAAGTGCAGAGTGTCATCA GGCGCCGCCGGCACCAGAAACAGGATGAAGAACCAAGTGAGGAGGCAGCCATGATGAGCTCCCAGGCCCAGGGGCCGCAGCGGAGACCCTGCAACTGCAAAGCCAGCAGCTCGAGCTTGATTGGGGGCAGTGGGGCCGGCTGGGAGGGCACGGCCTTACTGCACCACGGCAGCTACATCAAGCTGGGGTGCCTGCAGTTTGTCTTCAGCATCACTGAGTTTGCGACCAAACAGCCCAAAGGCGATGCCGGCCTGCTACAGGATGGGGTCTTGGCCGAGAAGCTCTCTCTCAAGCCCCACCAGGGCCCTGTGCTGCGCTCCAACTCCGTTCCCTAG
- the PHF12 gene encoding PHD finger protein 12 isoform X1: MWEKMETKTIVYDLDTSGGLMEQIQALLAPPKTDEAEKRSRKPEKEPRRSGRATNHDSCDSCKEGGDLLCCDHCPAAFHLQCCNPPLSEEMLPPGEWMCHRCTVRRKKREQKKELGHVNGLVDKSGKRTTSPSSDTDLLDRSASKTELKAIAHARILERRASRPGTPTSNASTETPTSEQNDVDEDIIDVDEEPVAAEPDYVQPQLRRPFELLIAAAMERNPTQFQLPNELTCTTALPGSSKRRRKEETTGKNVKKTQHELDHNGLVPLPVKVCFTCNRSCRVAPLIQCDYCPLLFHMDCLEPPLTAMPLGRWMCPNHIEHVVLNQKNMTLSNRCQVFDRFQDTISQHVVKVDFLNRIHKKHPPNRRVLPSVKRRSLKVPDAIKSQYQFPPPLIAPAAIRDGELICNGIPEESQTHLLNSEHLATQAEQQEWLCSVVALQCSILKHLSAKQMPSHWDSEQTEKADIKPVIVTDSSITNSLQTADKAPTPSHYPLSCPSGLSTQNSLSCSPPHQPPTLEDISCSSCAEKSKKAPCGTANGPVNTEVKANGPHLYSSPTDSTDPRRLPGANTPLPGLSHRQGWPRPLTPPAAGGLQNHTVGIIVKTENATGPSSCPQRSLVPVPSLPPSVPSSCASIENTSTLQRKTVQSQIGPPLTDSRPLGSPPNATRVLTPPQAAGDGILATGANQRFCSPAPSSDGKVSPGTLSIGSALTVPSFPANSTAMVDLTNSLRTFMDVNGEIEINMLDEKLVKFLALQRIHQLFPSRVQASPSSVGAHPLASGGHHTEVPRREVQARAVFYPLLGLGGAVNMCYRTLYIGTGADMDVCLTNYGHCNYVSGKHACIFYDENTKHYELLNYSEHGTTVDNVLYSCDFSEKTPPTPASSIVAKVQSVIRRRRHQKQDEEPSEEAAMMSSQAQGPQRRPCNCKASSSSLIGGSGAGWEGTALLHHGSYIKLGCLQFVFSITEFATKQPKGDAGLLQDGVLAEKLSLKPHQGPVLRSNSVP, from the exons ATGTGGGAGAAAATGGAGACCAAGACGATCGTGTACGACTTGGACACGTCGGGGGGGCTGATGGAG cAAATCCAAGCTCTGCTGGCTCCCCCCAAGACGGACGAGGCAGAAAAGCGGAGTCGGAAGCCTGAGAAGGAGCCCCGGCGAAGCGGCAGGGCCACCAACCACGACAGCTGCGATAGCTGCAAAGAAGGTGGGGATCTCCTGTGCTGTGACCACTGCCCGGCCGCCTTCCATCTCCAGTGCTG TAACCCTCCACTGAGTGAAGAGATGTTGCCTCCTGGGGAGTGGATGTGTCACCGGTGCACTGTTCGCCGAaag AAACGAGAGCAGAAAAAGGAGCTGGGCCACGTCAATGGACTGGTGGACAAATCTGGCAAACGGACTACATCCCCCAGCAGCGATACTGACTTGTTGGACAGATCAGCTAGCAAAACTGAACTCAAGGCCATTGCCCATGCCCGAATCCTGGAAAGGAGAGCCAGCCGGCCTGGCACGCCCACATCCAATGCCAGCACAGAGACCCCCACCTCTGAGCAGAATGATGTCGACGAGGACATCATCGACGTGGACGAGGAGCCAGTGGCAGCAGAGCCGGACTATGTGCAGCCCCAGCTAAGGCGCCCCTTTGAGCTGCTGATTGCTGCCGCCATGGAGCGGAACCCCACCCAATTTCAGTTGCCCAATGAACTGACTTgtaccactgcactaccag GTTCTAgcaagaggagaagaaaggaggaaaccACAGGGAAAAACGTGAAGAAGACACAGCATGAGTTAGATCACAATGGTCTTGTTCCCTTACCAGTCAAAGTCTGTTTCACGTGTAACAG GAGTTGTCGCGTGGCCCCTCTTATCCAGTGTGACTATTGCCCCCTCCTGTTCCACATGGACTGCCTCGAGCCACCGCTCACTGCCATGCCCCTGGGCAGATGGATGTGTCCGAATCACATCGAACATGTGGTG CTGAACCAGAAGAACATGACGCTGAGCAATCGGTGCCAGGTGTTTGACCGTTTCCAGGACACCATTTCGCAGCACGTTGTCAAAGTGGACTTCCTGAACCGAATCCACAAGAAGCACCCTCCTAACCGCCGCGTGCTCCCGTCGGTCAAAAGAAGAAGCTTGAAG GTTCCCGATGCTATCAAATCTCAGTACCAGTTTCCACCCCCTCTCATTGCACCCGCGGCCATTCGGGACGGGGAGCTGATCTGCAATGGGATCCCTGAGGAATCACAGACGCACCTTTTGAACTCTGAGCACTTAGCCACCCAGGCAGAGCAGCAAGAG TGGCTCTGTAGTGTTGTTGCGCTCCAGTGCAGCATATTGAAACATTTATCTGCTAAGCAGATGCCTTCGCATTGGGACTCTGAGCAGACAGAGAAGGCTGATATTAAGCCTGTTATTGTGACTGACAGCTCAATCACCAACTCCCTGCAAACAGCTGACAAGGCACCTACACCTTCCCACTACCCCTTGTCCTGCCCCTCAGGGCTTAGCACCCAGAATTCCCTGAGCTGCTCTCCACCCCACCAGCCCCCAACCCTAGAGGACATCAGCTGCAGTTCTTGTGCGGAAAAATCCAAGAAAGCCCCCTGTGGGACTGCCAACGGGCCAGTGAACACAGAGGTGAAAGCCAATGGCCCACACCTCTACAGCAGCCCCACTGATTCCACGGACCCCCGGCGACTTCCAGGCGCCAACACCCCCCTACCAGGCCTCTCACACCGGCAAGGCTGGCCTCGGCCCCTCACGCCACCAGCGGCTGGGGGGCTTCAGAACCACACCGTCGgcatcattgtgaagacagagaatGCCACTGGCCCCAGCTCTTGCCCCCAGAGGAGTTTGGTTCCTGTCCCAAGCCTACCCCCTTCCGTTCCCAGCTCTTGTGCCAGCATCGAGAACACCAGCACTTTGCAAAGAAAGACTGTCCAATCACAGATAGGACCTCCGTTGACAGATTCAAGGCCACTGGGCTCACCCCCAAATGCCACCCGGGTGCTCACTCCCCCCCAAGCAGCAGGAGATGGTATCTTGGCCACAGGAGCCAACCAACGATTCTGCTCACCAGCGCCATCGTcag ATGGCAAGGTCAGCCCCGGCACGTTATCCATAGGAAGCGCTTTAACCGTACCCTCTTTCCCAGCCAACTCTACTGCCATGGTGGACCTCACCAACTCACTTCGAACATTTATGGATGTCAACGGAG AAATCGAGATAAATATGCTGGATGAGAAGCTGGTCAAGTTTCTGGCCTTGCAGAGAATACATCAGCTTTTCCCCTCCCGGGTCCAAGCTTCACCGAGCAGTGTCGGGGCACATCCGCTGGCTTCTGGAGGGCACCACACAGAAG TGCCGAGAAGGGAAGTACAGGCCCGAGCTGTGTTCTACCCTCTCTTAGGGTTGGGAGGAGCTGTGAACATGTGCTATCGAACCCTCTACATCGGGACAG GAGCTGACATGGACGTGTGCCTTACAAACTATGGTCACTGTAACTACGTGTCCGGGAAACACGCCTGCATCTTCTACGATGAG aatACCAAACATTATGAGCTGTTAAACTACAGTGAGCACGGGACAACGGTGGACAATGTGCTGTATTCATGTGACTTCTCTGAGAAGACCCCGCCAACCCCCGCAAGCAGTATTGTTGCCAAAGTGCAGAGTGTCATCA GGCGCCGCCGGCACCAGAAACAGGATGAAGAACCAAGTGAGGAGGCAGCCATGATGAGCTCCCAGGCCCAGGGGCCGCAGCGGAGACCCTGCAACTGCAAAGCCAGCAGCTCGAGCTTGATTGGGGGCAGTGGGGCCGGCTGGGAGGGCACGGCCTTACTGCACCACGGCAGCTACATCAAGCTGGGGTGCCTGCAGTTTGTCTTCAGCATCACTGAGTTTGCGACCAAACAGCCCAAAGGCGATGCCGGCCTGCTACAGGATGGGGTCTTGGCCGAGAAGCTCTCTCTCAAGCCCCACCAGGGCCCTGTGCTGCGCTCCAACTCCGTTCCCTAG
- the PHF12 gene encoding PHD finger protein 12 isoform X4, translated as MWEKMETKTIVYDLDTSGGLMEQIQALLAPPKTDEAEKRSRKPEKEPRRSGRATNHDSCDSCKEGGDLLCCDHCPAAFHLQCCNPPLSEEMLPPGEWMCHRCTVRRKKREQKKELGHVNGLVDKSGKRTTSPSSDTDLLDRSASKTELKAIAHARILERRASRPGTPTSNASTETPTSEQNDVDEDIIDVDEEPVAAEPDYVQPQLRRPFELLIAAAMERNPTQFQLPNELTCTTALPGSSKRRRKEETTGKNVKKTQHELDHNGLVPLPVKVCFTCNRSCRVAPLIQCDYCPLLFHMDCLEPPLTAMPLGRWMCPNHIEHVVLNQKNMTLSNRCQVFDRFQDTISQHVVKVDFLNRIHKKHPPNRRVLPSVKRRSLKVPDAIKSQYQFPPPLIAPAAIRDGELICNGIPEESQTHLLNSEHLATQAEQQEWLCSVVALQCSILKHLSAKQMPSHWDSEQTEKADIKPVIVTDSSITNSLQTADKAPTPSHYPLSCPSGLSTQNSLSCSPPHQPPTLEDISCSSCAEKSKKAPCGTANGPVNTEVKANGPHLYSSPTDSTDPRRLPGANTPLPGLSHRQGWPRPLTPPAAGGLQNHTVGIIVKTENATGPSSCPQRSLVPVPSLPPSVPSSCASIENTSTLQRKTVQSQIGPPLTDSRPLGSPPNATRVLTPPQAAGDGILATGANQRFCSPAPSSALGVPEPMG; from the exons ATGTGGGAGAAAATGGAGACCAAGACGATCGTGTACGACTTGGACACGTCGGGGGGGCTGATGGAG cAAATCCAAGCTCTGCTGGCTCCCCCCAAGACGGACGAGGCAGAAAAGCGGAGTCGGAAGCCTGAGAAGGAGCCCCGGCGAAGCGGCAGGGCCACCAACCACGACAGCTGCGATAGCTGCAAAGAAGGTGGGGATCTCCTGTGCTGTGACCACTGCCCGGCCGCCTTCCATCTCCAGTGCTG TAACCCTCCACTGAGTGAAGAGATGTTGCCTCCTGGGGAGTGGATGTGTCACCGGTGCACTGTTCGCCGAaag AAACGAGAGCAGAAAAAGGAGCTGGGCCACGTCAATGGACTGGTGGACAAATCTGGCAAACGGACTACATCCCCCAGCAGCGATACTGACTTGTTGGACAGATCAGCTAGCAAAACTGAACTCAAGGCCATTGCCCATGCCCGAATCCTGGAAAGGAGAGCCAGCCGGCCTGGCACGCCCACATCCAATGCCAGCACAGAGACCCCCACCTCTGAGCAGAATGATGTCGACGAGGACATCATCGACGTGGACGAGGAGCCAGTGGCAGCAGAGCCGGACTATGTGCAGCCCCAGCTAAGGCGCCCCTTTGAGCTGCTGATTGCTGCCGCCATGGAGCGGAACCCCACCCAATTTCAGTTGCCCAATGAACTGACTTgtaccactgcactaccag GTTCTAgcaagaggagaagaaaggaggaaaccACAGGGAAAAACGTGAAGAAGACACAGCATGAGTTAGATCACAATGGTCTTGTTCCCTTACCAGTCAAAGTCTGTTTCACGTGTAACAG GAGTTGTCGCGTGGCCCCTCTTATCCAGTGTGACTATTGCCCCCTCCTGTTCCACATGGACTGCCTCGAGCCACCGCTCACTGCCATGCCCCTGGGCAGATGGATGTGTCCGAATCACATCGAACATGTGGTG CTGAACCAGAAGAACATGACGCTGAGCAATCGGTGCCAGGTGTTTGACCGTTTCCAGGACACCATTTCGCAGCACGTTGTCAAAGTGGACTTCCTGAACCGAATCCACAAGAAGCACCCTCCTAACCGCCGCGTGCTCCCGTCGGTCAAAAGAAGAAGCTTGAAG GTTCCCGATGCTATCAAATCTCAGTACCAGTTTCCACCCCCTCTCATTGCACCCGCGGCCATTCGGGACGGGGAGCTGATCTGCAATGGGATCCCTGAGGAATCACAGACGCACCTTTTGAACTCTGAGCACTTAGCCACCCAGGCAGAGCAGCAAGAG TGGCTCTGTAGTGTTGTTGCGCTCCAGTGCAGCATATTGAAACATTTATCTGCTAAGCAGATGCCTTCGCATTGGGACTCTGAGCAGACAGAGAAGGCTGATATTAAGCCTGTTATTGTGACTGACAGCTCAATCACCAACTCCCTGCAAACAGCTGACAAGGCACCTACACCTTCCCACTACCCCTTGTCCTGCCCCTCAGGGCTTAGCACCCAGAATTCCCTGAGCTGCTCTCCACCCCACCAGCCCCCAACCCTAGAGGACATCAGCTGCAGTTCTTGTGCGGAAAAATCCAAGAAAGCCCCCTGTGGGACTGCCAACGGGCCAGTGAACACAGAGGTGAAAGCCAATGGCCCACACCTCTACAGCAGCCCCACTGATTCCACGGACCCCCGGCGACTTCCAGGCGCCAACACCCCCCTACCAGGCCTCTCACACCGGCAAGGCTGGCCTCGGCCCCTCACGCCACCAGCGGCTGGGGGGCTTCAGAACCACACCGTCGgcatcattgtgaagacagagaatGCCACTGGCCCCAGCTCTTGCCCCCAGAGGAGTTTGGTTCCTGTCCCAAGCCTACCCCCTTCCGTTCCCAGCTCTTGTGCCAGCATCGAGAACACCAGCACTTTGCAAAGAAAGACTGTCCAATCACAGATAGGACCTCCGTTGACAGATTCAAGGCCACTGGGCTCACCCCCAAATGCCACCCGGGTGCTCACTCCCCCCCAAGCAGCAGGAGATGGTATCTTGGCCACAGGAGCCAACCAACGATTCTGCTCACCAGCGCCATCGTcag CTCTAGGAGTTCCAGAGCCTATGGGGTGA